The Exiguobacterium aurantiacum DSM 6208 genome includes a window with the following:
- a CDS encoding PTS sugar transporter subunit IIA, giving the protein MPFIQTEMIRLNQTFNTTAEAINAAGEVLHAAGCVSPAYIEAMHERQALSSVYIGNQVAIPHGTEEAKSAVQKTGISIIQVPEGVDFGGKTAKLVIGIAGVNDEHLELLSQIAVICSDEDNVERLVRAETKEEILSLFMEEVA; this is encoded by the coding sequence ATGCCATTCATTCAGACAGAGATGATTCGACTCAATCAAACGTTCAATACGACTGCCGAAGCGATCAACGCAGCCGGAGAGGTGTTACACGCCGCCGGTTGCGTATCACCGGCCTATATCGAGGCGATGCATGAGCGTCAAGCGCTCTCGAGCGTGTATATCGGGAACCAGGTGGCGATTCCACACGGGACGGAAGAAGCGAAATCGGCCGTTCAAAAGACGGGCATCTCGATTATTCAAGTGCCTGAAGGGGTCGATTTTGGAGGAAAGACGGCGAAACTCGTCATTGGCATCGCTGGGGTGAACGATGAGCATCTTGAACTCCTTTCCCAAATCGCCGTCATCTGTTCGGACGAAGATAACGTCGAGCGGTTAGTTCGTGCCGAGACGAAAGAAGAGATTTTGTCGCTATTCATGGAAGAGGTGGCGTAA
- a CDS encoding mannitol-1-phosphate 5-dehydrogenase, whose product MKAVHFGAGNIGRGFIGLLLNQSGYEVTFVDINDTVIEALEAKRYYEVGFAEEGVDNVVVDRVRGVNSLKDPERVIALIAEADLVTTAVGPTLLPKVAPLISMGLRDRASDAPVYVIACENMIGGSASLQRGVEAAGGVGSADVSFPNAAVDRIVPLQQHVDPLYVEVETFYEWVIETQGLDVRPPLHGVTWVDEIGPYIERKLFTVNTGHAIASYIGSLFEKGTIDEALKDRRVRQVVQGALYETGWLLLEKYGFEAKEHSQYIQKIIKRFENPKLKDEISRVARSPIRKLGPSDRLVKPARELIDNGIEPNELAYGIAAALNYYNPEDSESSELYLSIEESGILSTVEKYLGLHEEDTLTTLILEQYHLIREQEKARVS is encoded by the coding sequence ATGAAAGCTGTACATTTCGGGGCAGGAAACATCGGACGCGGTTTTATCGGGCTCTTGCTCAATCAGAGTGGGTACGAGGTGACGTTCGTTGATATTAACGATACGGTGATTGAAGCGCTCGAGGCGAAACGCTATTACGAGGTCGGATTCGCCGAAGAAGGCGTTGACAACGTCGTCGTCGACCGGGTACGCGGCGTCAACAGCCTGAAAGACCCGGAGCGCGTCATCGCGCTCATCGCCGAGGCCGATCTTGTCACGACGGCGGTTGGACCGACGTTACTTCCAAAAGTCGCTCCGCTCATCAGCATGGGACTACGAGATCGTGCCTCAGACGCGCCAGTTTACGTCATCGCGTGTGAGAACATGATCGGTGGCAGCGCCTCGCTACAACGAGGAGTTGAAGCAGCAGGTGGTGTCGGTTCGGCAGACGTCTCGTTCCCGAACGCGGCCGTCGACCGCATCGTGCCGTTACAGCAACACGTTGATCCGCTCTATGTCGAAGTCGAGACGTTTTATGAATGGGTCATCGAAACGCAAGGATTGGACGTGCGGCCCCCGCTTCACGGTGTGACGTGGGTCGACGAGATTGGTCCATATATCGAGCGGAAGCTGTTCACGGTCAACACGGGTCACGCCATCGCGTCATATATCGGCTCTTTGTTTGAGAAAGGGACGATCGACGAGGCGTTGAAAGATCGTCGCGTCCGCCAAGTCGTGCAAGGTGCTTTGTATGAGACCGGTTGGCTGTTGCTTGAAAAGTACGGCTTCGAAGCGAAAGAACATAGCCAGTACATTCAAAAGATTATCAAGCGCTTTGAAAACCCGAAACTAAAAGATGAGATCTCGCGCGTCGCCCGTTCCCCGATTCGTAAGCTCGGTCCGAGTGACCGGCTCGTCAAACCGGCCCGTGAACTCATCGACAACGGCATCGAGCCGAACGAGCTCGCCTATGGGATCGCCGCTGCCTTGAACTATTACAACCCCGAGGATTCAGAATCTTCTGAACTCTATTTGTCGATCGAAGAGTCAGGAATCTTGTCGACGGTTGAGAAATATCTCGGTCTCCATGAAGAGGACACGCTGACGACACTGATCCTCGAACAATATCACTTGATTCGCGAGCAAGAAAAAGCGCGTGTCTCGTAA
- a CDS encoding IS30 family transposase has protein sequence MSYTHLTTTERVKIETYLELGMSIRSIARRIGRQPSTVSREIRRNPGYESGRAQKRYEKAKTHCGVKTKLDDTMRRTIVEKLRATWSPEQIVGRLYAGKIAFSTIYRWIYAGRIDVPVTVLRQKGKRQKPTETRGRINVGLPISKRPPEVRGRRTFGHWELDTVVSGRGKSKACVATFIERKSRFYLALPIADRTAASMEGAIHAVHGAFPEGTFETATTDRGKEFSGHERIQASLGVPMYFADPYSSWQRGSNENANGLLREFFPKGTDFAQVGDGELADALAKINGRPRKCLDWKTAHEAFTEEVLRLI, from the coding sequence ATGAGCTACACCCATCTTACCACAACGGAGCGCGTGAAAATAGAGACCTATCTGGAGCTCGGGATGTCCATCCGGTCCATCGCGAGACGGATCGGGCGACAGCCCTCGACCGTCTCGCGGGAGATCAGACGGAACCCCGGCTACGAGTCAGGACGTGCGCAGAAACGCTACGAGAAGGCGAAAACCCATTGCGGCGTCAAGACGAAGCTCGACGACACGATGCGCCGGACGATCGTCGAGAAGCTGCGTGCGACCTGGTCACCAGAACAGATCGTCGGCCGCCTCTACGCAGGAAAAATTGCCTTCTCCACCATCTACCGCTGGATCTATGCGGGACGGATCGACGTGCCCGTGACCGTGCTCCGCCAGAAGGGGAAACGCCAAAAGCCGACCGAGACGCGCGGTCGCATCAACGTCGGTCTCCCCATCTCGAAACGACCTCCAGAGGTCAGGGGGCGCCGGACATTCGGGCATTGGGAGCTCGACACCGTCGTCTCCGGACGCGGGAAATCGAAGGCGTGCGTCGCGACGTTCATCGAGCGGAAGAGCCGGTTCTATCTCGCCCTGCCAATCGCGGACCGCACCGCGGCCTCGATGGAGGGGGCGATCCATGCGGTGCACGGTGCCTTCCCGGAAGGCACGTTCGAGACGGCGACGACGGACCGGGGCAAGGAGTTCAGCGGTCACGAGCGCATCCAGGCGTCGCTCGGCGTGCCGATGTATTTCGCCGACCCGTACTCATCGTGGCAACGGGGGAGCAACGAGAACGCCAACGGGCTCCTCCGCGAGTTCTTCCCGAAAGGAACGGACTTCGCGCAGGTCGGTGACGGTGAACTCGCGGATGCGCTGGCCAAGATCAACGGGCGACCAAGAAAGTGCCTGGACTGGAAAACCGCACACGAGGCCTTCACCGAGGAAGTGTTGCGCTTAATTTGA
- a CDS encoding bifunctional diguanylate cyclase/phosphodiesterase, with the protein MSHNYFLVILSYIIAAVSAYAAIELARRVNSTNRSAQNMWILAGGATLGLGIWSMHFIAMLAHETLRPVTYSIPLVFLSVVIAMAGCILGFLIVSRRTTRPALLGAGVLMGVSIASMHYIGMDAIQGVTISYNSWLAVLSLGIAIFASLVALWIGFFSKYAKQKIDLELKVFFSLLMGVAIFGMHYVGMMASSFTFLEGNNPAVIGIEPSLLAWLVTAITIILFAIFFLSLTLDRHLRRRELIQATILDSTTDAVVTTSKDGVIQYANTAFYRLFDQREDQFFQDYHASLSIQQPFYEAHRLDIDEKTIEVTSYPLKGETMDQVLWFLRDVSETIASQRLVEHMAFHDSLTDLPNRHKLERILADHIRVEDPVACLYIDIDRWRFLSDMLGHNGSDQLALQIADRLKHTIHPDDVLTRVGSSEFIILLFDKRSTLAKQKAEKCIKAISQPFDIDGTTVELTMSAGISHYPKDTTSADELVQYARLAVHESKRTGKNQIKEFEDESKQQILRTVEIEKALAQALDREEFSLVYQPKVSLTHNRLEGVEALLRWHHPVLGHVGPDDFIPIAENTGLIHPIGTWVMRESCRAWVRWHKAGVKPFTLSVNVSPLQFAREDFVETLQSILDETGMDPMFLELEVTESSMLSYEASTREKLTQLHQFGILISLDDFGTGYSSFRQLRELPVQVLKIDRSFIINLFTDRNQEAIVRSMIQLGHNLGMKVLMEGVETSDQLEWLLNERCDYVQGYYFSRPLREKDVLKHVKSVTTYIEFGKTRT; encoded by the coding sequence ATGAGTCATAATTATTTTCTCGTGATTCTTTCTTATATCATCGCCGCCGTTTCTGCCTATGCCGCCATCGAACTGGCCCGGCGCGTCAACTCGACGAACCGTTCCGCGCAAAATATGTGGATCTTAGCGGGAGGCGCCACGCTCGGACTCGGCATTTGGTCGATGCACTTTATCGCCATGCTCGCCCACGAGACGCTTCGACCAGTCACGTATTCGATTCCGCTCGTCTTCTTGTCGGTCGTGATCGCGATGGCCGGCTGTATTCTCGGTTTTTTGATTGTCTCACGTCGTACGACTCGTCCTGCCTTGCTCGGTGCGGGCGTCTTGATGGGAGTCAGTATCGCCAGTATGCATTACATCGGCATGGATGCGATTCAAGGCGTCACCATCTCGTACAATTCTTGGTTGGCCGTCTTGTCACTTGGCATTGCCATCTTCGCCTCGCTCGTCGCCTTATGGATCGGCTTCTTCTCGAAGTACGCGAAACAAAAGATCGACCTCGAGCTGAAAGTATTCTTCTCCCTACTTATGGGCGTCGCCATTTTCGGGATGCATTACGTCGGCATGATGGCATCTTCGTTCACATTTTTAGAAGGGAACAACCCGGCTGTCATCGGGATCGAGCCATCGCTTCTCGCCTGGCTCGTGACGGCCATCACGATCATCTTGTTCGCCATCTTCTTCTTGTCGCTCACACTCGACCGGCACTTGCGTCGCCGCGAGTTGATTCAAGCGACGATTCTCGATTCGACGACGGACGCGGTCGTCACGACCTCAAAAGACGGAGTGATTCAATATGCGAACACGGCGTTCTATCGTCTGTTCGACCAACGCGAAGATCAGTTCTTCCAAGACTATCACGCTTCGTTGTCCATTCAGCAACCGTTCTATGAAGCGCATCGGCTCGATATTGATGAGAAGACGATCGAAGTGACGTCTTACCCGCTTAAAGGGGAAACGATGGACCAAGTGCTTTGGTTCTTGCGTGACGTTTCCGAGACGATCGCCTCACAACGGCTCGTCGAGCATATGGCGTTCCACGATTCGCTCACGGATTTGCCGAACCGGCATAAGCTTGAACGTATCCTCGCCGATCACATCCGCGTCGAAGACCCGGTTGCCTGTCTATATATCGATATCGATCGTTGGCGTTTCTTGAGCGATATGCTCGGCCATAACGGCTCCGACCAATTGGCGCTTCAAATCGCGGATCGTCTCAAGCATACGATCCATCCGGACGATGTCTTGACCCGCGTCGGATCGTCGGAGTTCATCATCTTGCTATTCGATAAGCGAAGCACGCTCGCCAAACAGAAGGCTGAAAAATGCATCAAGGCGATTTCTCAACCGTTCGATATCGACGGCACGACCGTCGAGTTAACAATGAGCGCCGGAATCAGTCATTATCCGAAAGACACGACATCGGCGGATGAACTTGTCCAATATGCCCGCCTCGCTGTGCATGAGTCGAAACGGACCGGTAAAAATCAAATCAAAGAGTTCGAGGATGAATCGAAACAACAGATTTTACGTACGGTCGAGATTGAGAAGGCGTTAGCTCAAGCACTTGACCGCGAAGAGTTCTCGCTCGTCTATCAACCGAAAGTCTCACTCACGCATAATCGACTTGAAGGAGTCGAGGCATTGCTTCGTTGGCATCACCCTGTGCTCGGCCACGTCGGACCTGATGATTTCATCCCGATCGCTGAGAATACTGGCTTGATCCACCCCATCGGGACATGGGTCATGCGAGAGTCATGCCGGGCCTGGGTCCGTTGGCATAAGGCCGGCGTGAAGCCGTTCACCTTGTCCGTCAACGTCTCCCCTCTCCAATTCGCGCGTGAGGATTTCGTCGAAACGTTGCAATCGATTCTTGACGAGACCGGGATGGATCCGATGTTCCTAGAACTCGAAGTGACCGAGTCATCGATGCTTTCCTATGAAGCGTCGACACGAGAGAAGCTCACGCAACTCCATCAGTTCGGGATTTTGATCTCACTCGACGACTTCGGGACCGGTTATTCATCGTTCCGCCAACTTCGGGAACTTCCCGTCCAAGTGCTCAAGATTGATCGCTCATTCATCATCAACTTATTCACGGACCGGAACCAAGAAGCGATCGTCCGCTCGATGATTCAACTCGGCCACAACCTTGGCATGAAAGTGCTCATGGAAGGCGTGGAGACGTCCGACCAACTCGAATGGCTGCTGAACGAAAGATGCGACTATGTCCAAGGCTATTACTTCAGTCGTCCGCTTCGAGAGAAAGATGTCTTGAAACACGTCAAATCCGTGACGACGTATATCGAGTTCGGCAAGACCCGGACGTAA